In Syntrophorhabdaceae bacterium, a genomic segment contains:
- a CDS encoding ribbon-helix-helix protein, CopG family codes for MIRTQIQLTEEQASSVKQIASSRGVPMAEVIRDAVEAAIAAGTRPASEERRNRALAIAGKFRSGKKDISRKHDTYLTEAFGQ; via the coding sequence GCAGATCCAACTTACCGAGGAACAGGCCTCCAGTGTCAAACAGATCGCGTCGTCAAGGGGAGTGCCGATGGCGGAAGTTATACGTGACGCCGTCGAAGCAGCCATTGCGGCCGGTACGAGGCCCGCTTCCGAGGAGAGACGCAACCGGGCCCTCGCGATCGCCGGCAAATTCAGGTCCGGAAAGAAAGACATATCCCGCAAGCATGACACCTACCTGACCGAGGCTTTCGGT